The region ATAGAAATCAataggcctcgatagtaactGTTATATTatgacctcgataggcctcgatagaataAGACATATTGCTAATTTAGCACGTACCTCGATAGAGGTAGATATACTATGATTTTGCATTGCCTCGATAGAACTATGCATTTTCTGATTTTACATGGGCCTCAATAGGCCTCAATAGAGGTAGATATATTATGATTTTTCAttgcctcgatatgcctcgatagaACTATGCATTTTCTGACTTTACATGGGCCTCAATAGGCCTCGATAgtcctcgatatgcctcgatagaATCTGGTAATTTTAGATTTTTCCTATGCCTCGATAGGCATGGATAGTAATGGTCATCATCAATATTGAGtgctacctcgataggcctcgacagACCTCGATAGTGTATATGTTGTTTTATTTCTCCAaacctcgatggtcctcgatagttaccagattgtttaaaattgtatttttaacattttttttcagATGCCTGATTTGATTGTGCCATTGGagaagcactttcttggtcgtgtcACCAATAGGGGTAATGCTTACTTAGAaacccttatagagcagtttaagAGGCACGGGCTAACTGAACAGGCAGAGGCATGCTCGTTGGGACAGTTCTTCAAGGCTAAGCcctttagtttttctggggttctacTGCATCAACTTATGTTGCAGAAGGTGGAAAGAAAGAAGGTTGAAGAGGGCTAGTTCTACTTGGGCAACATTCTTTGCAAATTTGGGATTGCAGAGTTTTCCCTAGTCACCGGACTGAATTTTGGGAACACCCCGTCCCCAGACGAGTTaagagagcatctttcaagtgatcggatcatccagtAATACTTTAATGGTtattcgaaggttagttttggtcagttggaagatgctttAAAGGCCTCGACAAACTCataagatgcatttaagctgggtttgtgttatttgatagagggggtactgaatgccccagagaagacaacgacGAAATGAGGTAATTCCCTGGagatggttgaggatcttgactACTTTTTCAAGTATATGTGGGGGAAGTTGTCCTTCAAGAAGGTTATTAGAGGAGTTCACAAGGACATGCAGAAGCAATTGATCCATtacgaggagaagaagaaagatggttcaagaaaaaaatagaaggattcgaagtatagtttctatggctatgcCCTCGCACTTCTGTACTGGGCTTTTGAGGTCATGTCAGCTATTGGGAGTAAGTTCAGTGAGAATAGTGGGAACCAGATTCCCAGGATGAttagctgggctacgaagactgatatcactCTTTCGACAGCTGAGTAGGTTCCTATATTCGCCAAGTATCGAGTAAGTTCCACTTTATCTTGtgaaatgtcacaaattaattgattaacgatttattttattaatgtttttctgacacatgttattcgACCATgaagttagtggtattttccatgctgaagcgACGTCCtagtgaggtagtctactacaatagcctcccagacgTTGATTTCAGGTTATTCCCTTAATTGGAATCAACTGTAGTGGAGGCTGGGACTGTAGCGAAGGAAGTAGTGCCTTAGAAGGAGGCAAAGAAGCTGGCAGAGGTTGCAAAGGAAGCTTCCATTTTTTACGAGGATGTCTTGAGGGTTGAGGAGAGTGCTTCACAGGCCTGTGCACCTtcctctagtcaggttgcccatCCTGATTATGAGCAGTTAATGTAGATGCTTgggagggttgaggagggccaggcaaccttactTCAGAATCATACTACGATCATGGCTCAATTGGCACAGTTGATTTCAATGCTCTCAGGTCCATCAACCCACTTAAAATTAGATACAGAGTTTGATATCTTGACTGAGGACTACGAGCCTGGTGATCCACCTCCACTCCATAGGCCTAGACATCTCTAGTCATCAATGACGCCGACAatcccagtgtacgagtactaCAGCCTGAGGAGGCAGTTGGCCTTGAAGTTGTTAGGAAGAAACGCAGGCCCAAGCGCTTTGATGACTTCACCAACTCAACGAAGAGGATGAGAGTAGATAAACAAGGGCTAGTTACTGAAcctttgaggaagtgtgaccTGCACCAGGAGAAAAGCTTCCATAAGTGTATCATTGAGAAGATCGATAGCAAGATAGATCAGAATGTCCATACTGAGACGCAcagtgtggcatggttcttgcagttgcacaaaatccagacttggctttgggactcaatatgtaaattacatttatgttttcaattcaatcttaaaatatattcatggtactaacgaatttttatgttttttcagcatattgatgccgctCTGTGCATGCTACGCCGCCGACACCACTTTTATCATGCTGCATTTCGGCAAGATGCTGCCATCATGAACACCACTTTACCCCAAGTGTGCCTCATTCATTGCAATCATTTCAGAGAGACTAAAACTAAGTATACATGAGACGATGATGTGCTGAAAATGctgaagggcgatgataatcaattcctcgtatcctggcaaaatgtgagtgaagtatatttttccTTGCACACGAGAAAGCCACACATTGGATCGCCATTTAAGTCTCCATTCCAACatggtgcatcaacatttatgattccaaccatagcgtgcttAGTCCAACTCTGTTGGGGGAagtgatcaagccttggtgcttattgttgccttcgttgttgtggtgttctggcatgtttgacgaccatgacGACCTCCAGACATATCCTAAGCAGAAAGCAAAGCCTtttttgtattgtcatatttcTCCTGAagagtgtcctcagactaagacaaggtattcccctatttaattagtgttttttgaaatctgaatattaaattttttttatcttgtATTGATACAAAATCGATTacatgcagtggggattgtggtctGTTTTCCATCAAACATATCAAGCATTTAGTTTCtaggctaccactcgatactgttatcgatgagaacatccagcattttaggaccaagtggtgtgtcGACCTATTCTATCAGAATTAGTCACCGTGATGCTCTTTATATTCTCTTGATACACCTCTTGTATAGTATAGTATATAGTTAGTTTTATATATTACTTTTTATCAaacattattttttgaaaaatttattaGATAAAAAACTACTAAATTCACATAATAGTCTGCCTCGAAAAAACTCGATGGGTCAAATGAACTGCCTCGATAAGCCTCGATAGGTAAAAAATAATACTAACCAAATCTACCTCGATAGacatcgataggactcgattggCCTCAATAGGTAAAACAATGCTTAAACAAATCTGCCTCGATAGGGTCATAATAATACATAATGATatctacctcgataggcctcgatagggtcataataatacataatgaattatgcctcgataggactcgattttCCTCGATACGGTCGTAATAATAGATAACGATTTATGATGGGGTCATAATAATACATAACGATATCTgtctcgatagacctcgataggactcgatttgCCTCGATGGGTCCAGATGAAGGCCTATCAAGGCAGAGTCACTACTgtgtcgaggcctatcgaggcagacaGGAAATTTTTTGTGAAGAACTATTTATTTAGATcaaaaccaacaaagtattagGAGAGGTACCTGAATATAATAAATGCAGTAAAATCAAttgaataattacaaaataaaattttttaaagcctagccttacatgacttcctaatGTGCCCACTACCACATatgctacacttacgtggcttgacgaTCTTATCCCCGCGTGAAGCATAGTGGTTTGTCTTTTGCCTACCCAGTTTCTACTTCCTaggccttcctacaggggttttctcaatGAGGACGCTAACAACCATATCTTTGTTGTGATCAGGGATTAtccattcatcctcgttcccaataGGGTAAATAGTTTCCTTATAAGTGTCCatcaatgcctcgattctatagtaaggggaacacaatgagtaaattcTTATGCTTATTTTTCTGGCTGCTGCAAAAacatgtacacagggtatcccaGTGGGTTGGAACAtgcaacaagagcatgattttgtggccaagttcacctcaccatcaccattaccatttACCACAAGAGAttcatgatgaccaaggacttggacatccagGAAAATTGCTTTCTCACCTATTTGCTTCAcatccttttccatctcaggtgataacatagttgttgcttttgcagctctttcacaTCTATTGACAAACCAAGattgaagagtgaatcttatgaattcaagaaaagtggcaattggaaagctccttgccttcttggttttattgttaaagctttctgcgtagttactcgtcatcATATTGTATCAGTTTCCAAGAAAATAAgcgctactccacctttcaaaaccaattccctcaagatattgagcaatgggcggatcaattaccttaatcttgtcaaagaacttatGAAATTCCATTCTTCGAAACGCGTACGTTGtgcaccccatgatgtcttgacaatggtcagttttgaattttgccgCCACATTCATACAGATGTGGTGGTAACATGCACTGTGATAGGCATCtaggaacacaagctccaaagcatgattaattcTTTTATGCATTTCCAATACAAAAGCtaggttctcaacgtcccctatggcttccttcaattttctcatgaaataattccaagagttatggttctcactgtccaccaatgcaaacgcaattggaaacaactggttgtttgcatccaatgcAACAGCACAAAACATATGGCCACCGTACtcattcttcaagaatgtgtcgTCCACACAAATGACAGGACGACAGTACTGGGATCCacgcctagaaacaccgagggaaaagaaaCAATACAAtaaacgaccatcttctgctacaaaatcaataattgtacctgggttcttatgctccaactgacacaggtatccaggtaacttggagtatgattcctcaagAGTCCccctgacatacataagagccttttctctgcatctccacgccttctcatagctcattttgaccccaaaatggtgcttcatgtcctcccttatgttgttttccatgtaccgagtaccatcggtagaAAATTTCCTCTTCATTAGGTGGacaacaacccacggtgatgcttgacggtagtccttatctcgaatttcttgtgagcaagtgtgtactttgttgtatacagtaatctcgaacatttcatattgcattttttttcttacccctcaatatccaaccacaatcaggatccttgtaggtaatgtaccacacatcagtcccagatttcttcaccataaactcaaaattattcttcatcacaaatatggatgctttggttttcaattcaagcttgttctgaaagaacttgccaaggtgcaattctccttaagctttgccagttgaggaatgatgttgatgtgaggcctctatattctctttggtgaacatgggagcactccatgttctacaatcttcacctaagtccaatggagaactccatctaaaactatcatcagTTCTACTTGGACCTAGACGACTACTGCTAGTCCCAGGTGTTTGCAGATCTTCTATTTTGCGCTCCTCAACTACCATAACATCTAAACTCTATGTTGGAAAATCTACCCTAATATCTGGTCCACCAAGATTTGTTGCATCAGTAACAagatcgtcgttgacataaggattatagccatagggatcgtactctgctgtgtcatgcaaatatggcggatctctaacagggatatcatcatggataTAATgtctggatttgtctcgggaacaaatgtcccaacctcactttgagctcctttgaaaccatgacatgggtgagaaatgttctcttcaaatcgaacttctttattaatgcTGGGAGAGGCCGATGCATTTCAtatacctcccttcttaatcaatgtcacacatagaggaatcaccttctctacagatttcgatgctaactcaatgaatgcacgcacatgcctatcattttttataacgatAGGTTTGAcagattgtgataggcatgtgtacgggacctcaatttttaattcatgcacacatttatccacttcaagctcatcgtacagattgccaagcatttgctcatacgtcacacccttctccaaaggCAAAACTTGATTTTCAGtatccctgaaaatccaatccctattctccaattcccaaacaccatttaCTGCAACAAATATAGAAACAATCGAATctgtataaaaaaaacaaaaaaataggtcaaaaattaaaactataacataaaacaacaaaaaattgatTTATATCGAGGTCAACCTATCGAGGTCAAactatcgaggtctatcgagtacaatcgaggtctatcgagtacaatcgaggtaCATCGAGGAAGACTGCCCAGAAAATTTCTTATGAACCCATCGAGGCCCATTGAGTTCCATCGAGGCATATACTACATACATTAAGTTCTATGCCTCTGTCGAGGTCCATCAaggaccatcgagtctcatcgaggtacCCATTTTCCCTAAAAGTGTGAGGTTTTTATTGAGGTCCATCAAGTACCATTGAGTCTCACTGAGgtagtcatttttccaaaatgtGTGAGGGTTTTATCAAGGTCCATtgaggaccatcgagtctcatcgaggcatatcgaggtataaaaataatataaacatatgagGGTTTTATCGAAGTCCATCGAGACTTATCGAGGCAGacaaaaaaatccagaaaaaaaaaccaagaaagaaACGAAAATCCATTCTGACggtgaaaaattacaataaaacatgaaggcatatgcatatctattggaaatagcaaaagcaatgttaataaacaagtttcatcactacatataacaaatatatacttacccatacgatttttatccaaaatccaaaatgaagttcttGCCTTGAAAGGATTCACAACTTGCCCCTGAAATTCAAGCTCAAAAATTTGTATAGATTAAGctgccttgttttttttttttttttttttttttgtatgagagcttgagagatagagaggaaaaacgtgagagatagagagggggAAGACAATTAGAGAAAAAGATAGAGAAATTTATGATAGGAGCATTTTAGGAATCCAATAAATACTAGAATAAAAATGTGAATTTTTTTAGCTTGGTATGATTTTATTATATGGTCCGTTTAATGCATCTCAAGTCAAATTTCCCATATAGAAACAAATTCAATAGGGGATATACGTACATCAGTTTACTCCTTTTCTTTCTCAAATTTTTATAGCAAATAAAGTGTTATAATAATGGCAAAACAACCTGTCCGTTTTTGCTCTCTACATTCTTAACTTAGTCTCCTTTTCCTATCAAAAGATTTTGAATCCATGAAATTTATAGGGTTTTCCACACTATTTTTATCATGTttccccatatatatatatatatatatatatatcccccGAATCAATTATATAATCTCCTTCATCAATTACATGTATACAATTCATATAATCCAGGAAGTACCATAATTCTTTCTCTAATCTAGCCACTATATATACATTAATACATGAAGAATTATCAAAGCAAACCCATATTTTTTCTGCTCTTTGTGATTTTCTCATTCTCATTTATCAGATCAGTCGCAGCTCAACATCATGACGATGTCGGtacgtatataaatatatatatatatatatatatatatgtatatgctcCCGTTTGATATAATTGTTGGATTATTTTTTATACATGTTTAGTTGAAatcaattaatatataaataatgcAGACAATGAGAGGGAGTTCGATTATACAAGAGACAGTGTAAAGGGGCCAAATAGATGGGGAGAGCGTAAGAGAGAATGGTCTGCCTGTAAAGGATTAAATCAATCTCCCATTGATTTATCTAATCAAATGGTCAAAATTGTTCCACAGCCGGGAAAAGTGATGTTCATAGAAAATTACAAGCCTTCTAATGCCACCCTAAAAAATAGAGGTCATGATATTTCGGTTAGTACTACTATTAatattaaaatcatatatataagaAGCCTTCTAACTTTATATATAagattattttttctttaaaaaaaaaatgcatttcCTTTTGTTCTACTTCGTTTgttttttcgtttttttttttaattattagagATTAGCTAagaatttaaaattttggttTATATGGTACTATACATTGTACGTAGCTCCAATGGGACATAGGTAAAGCAGGATCAATCAATATTGATGGCATAGAGTATTTCCTCCATCAATGTCATTGGCACACACCTTCCGAGCACACCATTGATGGCAGAAGGTCTTCTCTCTCTTTctattatatattttgatttcAGCAAAAGCTTTGAATTTACTACGGATATGAATAAAATATGCTGCGGAGTAGGGTCTCTGTGGGTACCCGCCACTAATTGGACCGGAGCAGGCGACATGACcctgtaattttattttaatttatttcttaatataaatattattaaaaatatataatataataatttatgtataaaatatattttctaatagtataattttattttatttaattttttcataTCATTTTACTTTAAAAagtgtttattttttaatttattttatcaattttaGAAAAATCCGCGTACGTCCTATCTCATGACATTACTATTTACATCTATTCGTTACATGTTTTCATATCCATACTATACTTGAAAGTCTAATttagaaaataatattttaacaatCAGGGTAGAGTAAGGTAGGGTTGGGTACGTATGGCagccaaataattttttttttgataaattgaTATTCCTGAAATGTGTTTGATTATTGAATAATTTTGCTTTTATTATGTATAACAAAAGCCAATATTATGTGATTGAATAGGTATGAGATGGAGATACATATGGTTCACATGAGCCAAGATAACAAACTTGCCGTGATTGCTGTTCTCTTCAATATTGGTACCCCTGATCCTTTCCTATCAAAGGTAATTAACATTTTTTAATTACAATTACTATTTGACTAATCGGTCATATATTGACATAATAATGTATAATCAAGCTAAATAATTTGGATTATTGTGATCAGTTGATGAGCGATATAACATCAATTGCTGATAGCAAGCTTGAAAAG is a window of Humulus lupulus chromosome 4, drHumLupu1.1, whole genome shotgun sequence DNA encoding:
- the LOC133832868 gene encoding alpha carbonic anhydrase 7-like codes for the protein MPAERAFDLYTNPMSTKKSSRRQPGEGCSDPSAKRAQTEDPPAPTPTKERTPPPTHVNQNPSTPVEQTPPTAPADITPPVSIDQIPSGHPEGHDIMPDLIVPLEKHFLGRVTNRGNAYLETLIEQFKRHGLTEQAEACSLGQFFKAKPFSFSGVLLHQLMLQKVERKKVEEEFSLVTGLNFGNTPSPDELREHLSSDRIIQSVAAQHHDDVDNEREFDYTRDSVKGPNRWGERKREWSACKGLNQSPIDLSNQMVKIVPQPGKVMFIENYKPSNATLKNRGHDISLQWDIGKAGSINIDGIEYFLHQCHWHTPSEHTIDGRRYEMEIHMVHMSQDNKLAVIAVLFNIGTPDPFLSKLMSDITSIADSKLEKHLGVFDPSEIKLGHKKYYRYIGSLTIPPCTEGVIWIMGRKLRTVSADQVHQLRLAVQDYAEKNSRPTQLLNRREIQLIYG